In Electrophorus electricus isolate fEleEle1 chromosome 1, fEleEle1.pri, whole genome shotgun sequence, a single window of DNA contains:
- the zgc:92027 gene encoding grancalcin, whose translation MSYPGYGGCGGLGLPGRPGLPGLPGLPGRPGLPGLPGMPGVSFQGMAMAGAPVHDPAVAGYGAYPSAFSTPPAYDPMWDYFIAIAGLDGEVDAEELQRCLTQTGICGSYMPFSLDTCKVMIAMLDRDSSGTMGFSEFKELFSALNSWKQNFVMMDQDRSGTLEPREMSQNIASMGYRLSPQALGCIIMRYSRGGRIYFDDYVACCVKLRAMTEHFRKRDIMHQGAANFQYDDFIQCTMSI comes from the exons ATGTCATACCCAGGATACGGCGGA tGTGGTGGTCTGGGGTTGCCAGGGAGGCCGGGGTTGCCGGGGTTGCCGGGGTTGCCAGGGAGGCCGGGGTTGCCAGGGTTGCCGGGCATGCCAGGGGTTTCCTTCCAGGGTATGGCCATGGCAGGGGCCCCTGTGCATGACCCTGCTGTAGCAGGATATGGGGCCTACCCCAGTGCCTTCAGCACGCCCCCTGCTTATGACCCCATGTGGGATTACTTCATCGCCATTGCCGGCCTG GATGGTGAGGTGGATGcagaggagctgcagagatgTTTAACACAGACTGGGATCTGTGGAAGCTACATGC CGTTCAGCTTGGACACGTGCAAGGTCATGATTGCCATGCTGGAT AGAGATTCCTCAGGTACGATGGGCTTCAGTGAGTTTAAGGAGCTCTTCAGTGCCCTGAACAGCTGGAAACAGAACTTTGTGATGATGGACCAAGATCGCAGTGGAACTTTGGAACCTCGTGAGATGTCTCAGAATATCGCAAGCATGG GGTACAGGCTGAGTCCTCAGGCGTTGGGCTGCATCATCATGCGCTACAGTCGCGGGGGCAGAATCTATTTTGATGACTACGTGGCCTGCTGTGTGAAACTGCGTGCTATGACAG AACATTTCAGGAAGAGAGACATTATGCATCAAGGAGCAGCAAACTTCCAGTACGATGAT TTTATCCAGTGCACTATGTCTATATAA